The DNA window GGTTTTTCACTCGGTTTACCAAAGCGCCATTTATCTTTATGGTCTGCCATGCGGTAGATCTTATCTAAGTTTGATAATGTCTCAAATACCCAGCTCGCGCCAAATTCAATTATGGCTATTTGTAAGCTTGGGTGGCGCCCAAAAACATTGTGGCACAGCATCGCAGCAATATGGTCGGTGATGGTTCTTGCACCAATGCCCCAAAAGGTATTTAAGGCTGAAAATCGATGTATTGGTGGATTCGCGGGCTCTCCCCATTGGGCAGCATAGCTTTCGTTGTAGTTAGTTTCGCCAATGTGAAAACATATCACTACCCCCGCCTCTGCCGCGCGCGCCCAAAATGGATCAAAATATGGGTCACCGGGCGATTTACCATTGATTGCGCCACAGGGTAAATGCAGTAATCTAACGCCAGCCGCAATTAATCGTTCGAGTTCTTCAATTGCCGGTGCTAGTTGATTAAGACTTAGACAGGCTGAGGCATAGATTCGTTGGTCGGCGCCATAGCCCCAGTCTTCTTCAACCCAGCGATTAAAGGCACGATAGCTAGGGTATTCTAATTCGCTGAAGCGACTTAAATGGTGTTGCACGGTGACCCCAAGCGTTGGCAGCATTACGCTGGCTTCGACGTTTTGCGCATCCATTACCGCTAAGCGGGCAGCTTTTTGCATCATATAGGCATGATCACGTGGGCAAATTGGATTTAAATTAACCGCCCCACTGTCACTGTTCTCCCCTTTAAAAAATGCTTTCAGTAGCCCGGGTGCGCCAACAAAGTCATTTTGAATCACCGAGGTAAAATGCAGGCGTTGGTCAGCAATCATCATGCGCCCTAAGCCATCAGGTTTAGTGCGATCAGGTCTTATCGCGCTGGCTTTAAATTTTGCCTCAATATGACGGCTAAAACAGTCATCCGGTTCGTAATAATGCGCATCAAAATCTATGTATGAGTAGTTTTGCATCACTTATCCGTAGCGTTGATCAGCAACAAAGGGATTGCTTTGGCGTTCTTCACCAATGGTTGAGACCGGGCCATGACCAGGAATAAACTGCACCTCATCCCCAAGGTTAAATAATTTTTGTTGAATCGAGTCAATCAGCTGTTGATGATTGCCACCCGGGAAATCGGTACGGCCTATAGAGCCTTTAAATAATACATCACCGACCATCGCAACTTTTGTTTCTGCATGAAAGAACACGATATGCCCTGGGGTATGTCCCGGACAATGGTGCACGGCCAAACGCTGTTGCCCAAAGCAAACTTCATCGCCCTGCTCTAGCCATCGGTCTGGTGTAAAGGTCTCGGTGGCAGGAAACTGCATCATCTCGGCGTATTGTGGAATATCGTCAAGCCAATATTTATCCGCTATATGTGGCCCTTCTATCGGTACTTGATATTGCTCAGCGATGGCCTTCGCAGCACCCACATGGTCTAAATGGCCGTGTGTAAGAAAGATTTTTTCAAGCTGCATGCCTGCATCTTCGATCAATTTAATAAGTGTTGCTTGCTCGCCGCCGGGATCAACCAGTGCGGCTTTGCCACTGTCTCGGCAAAATAAAATGGAACAATTTTGCTGGAAATGGGTGACGGGACAGATTGATATAGAAAAACTCATAACACTCACTAGAAAAGCTAAAACGCTAGTTTAAACGATTGCCGCGTTCAGCTGTTAATGAATAAACGGCTAAGTTTTATCTTTGTACAGTGATTGAATCGCATTGGCGAAATCTAATTGCTGTTCACCCGCATATGGCACCAGTAAATTTAATACATGATATACAGCTTGATGAATTTGTTTTTCCATCGCCCGATCAGGGTGCGTTAGCTGTTGATAAGGAAACCAATAAACCACCGATAAATTGATGGTTTCTGCAAGCCAGGC is part of the Pseudomonadales bacterium genome and encodes:
- a CDS encoding amidohydrolase; the protein is MQNYSYIDFDAHYYEPDDCFSRHIEAKFKASAIRPDRTKPDGLGRMMIADQRLHFTSVIQNDFVGAPGLLKAFFKGENSDSGAVNLNPICPRDHAYMMQKAARLAVMDAQNVEASVMLPTLGVTVQHHLSRFSELEYPSYRAFNRWVEEDWGYGADQRIYASACLSLNQLAPAIEELERLIAAGVRLLHLPCGAINGKSPGDPYFDPFWARAAEAGVVICFHIGETNYNESYAAQWGEPANPPIHRFSALNTFWGIGARTITDHIAAMLCHNVFGRHPSLQIAIIEFGASWVFETLSNLDKIYRMADHKDKWRFGKPSEKPSTQFKQHCAVVPFFEENIPALVNYLGDECLINGSDFPHPEGLEAPAEMLAEMETLNQQQQRAIMRGNAARILRISD
- a CDS encoding MBL fold metallo-hydrolase, with translation MSFSISICPVTHFQQNCSILFCRDSGKAALVDPGGEQATLIKLIEDAGMQLEKIFLTHGHLDHVGAAKAIAEQYQVPIEGPHIADKYWLDDIPQYAEMMQFPATETFTPDRWLEQGDEVCFGQQRLAVHHCPGHTPGHIVFFHAETKVAMVGDVLFKGSIGRTDFPGGNHQQLIDSIQQKLFNLGDEVQFIPGHGPVSTIGEERQSNPFVADQRYG